GTAACAGGTGCGACTGCAGCGCAGCCTGTGGCCATTTAATCGTTCGCTTTTTTTCGACTAGTTTTGATAAGCGGCGACCGCCCGAGTTTGGTCTTCTTATCAGTGATCTAGACTTCCAGAGATCGTTTAATTACTGTTTGTCTGTTTCATAAACTGTAAAGTGTATTTCGTGTAATCCACGGCTCTATCTATTTATCTAAAGCCGTGGTTTAATCTAAAACCGTGGGTtagacttaatattttaataataatactgcttaCAAATTACAGAATGGAAAACAGAATAGTTTGTGTGCCGGGTAAGTTTTTGatgatatgtataaattattatacttgcgTAATACcgtcaaattacaatttttaaactagttggtactttttatttttgttttaattcgtattaaaattacatttttatcgaaTTACGTGTGACgcttttaaataactatttatattatgtatcagtTGATCttttgtagattttttttttatagaagataattagtttattttaatttttaataacataattgaattctattcaataatgtaatattcttgttatttaataaatactaataatattctgtgtatacttactatttttaaaatgtagaaaGTACACTGGCTCTCACTTATTGCCTATGGTAGAATAATCTGTATACCATCGTACATTTTGtgagtacctatactaaaaaaatataaactagagAAATGAGTTAACACCGTATACCTCAATATAccactatgatattatacttataattttccaaacagttttatttttaactactcATTTAACCCCCTGCATTGTTATAATCATATTAGGTGATACACAAAACtcaaatgtaaacatttttgttgaGATTTATATTCGGTTGTGTGATTCTGAGATGTTAGTGATTTCAAATTTCAGATACGTAGCTTTTATGATTGACTTcaactttgtaaaaatattgtttgaaacttattttattttaaaattcatgtttctcaatacaataaaaatgtcatGACTATACCAtagtatgaatttttttttttgttttaatgatgtcttatattgtttttgctattaaaacaaattaataattgcatGTAGGTACTTGTTTGTACCCActgatattttgatttatgaggacgctacccatgcatttgttgtctccgtcttacacacgcacgACATACCAAATTgttgttcactagtttcaaaTTGAACACACTATTTAAACTAGCGAATAGAAATTTTGTATGTcgtgcgtgtgtaagacggagacaacaaatgcatgggtagcgcCCTCCTAAAGTATAttacttataggtactattttaaattatgtatttatttgttgttgtaATACTTGTAATGTTatgctaatttaaaattttgtaagaacaaaatagtttttttactcaaatgatttgtttatatttaggaCAACGGCTTTGTCGACTAGAATCAACACACATGTTAGGTAAAGGAACATACAAGAGACAAGATTACATTTATTCTAGTTTGGCTGGAATTGTGAATGTagataatacaaacaataaggTGAATAAATCTatggaattataaaaaaaaaaagtaaaaatcatattaaaactatcatttgttttagatatCTGTAGTGGAAGTTCTGAGTAAAGATCAGACTATTGTTCCGGCACCTGGAGACATTGTAACAGCAATGgtaatataactttaatttacgacttataataataataataataaatataatatgataatgtatacatttttcctGTTAGGTTACTACATTAAACCAAGATATGTGCAAGTGTCTTATTACAAGCGTCCGTGGACACGAGTTGAATGAAACGTATAGAAGTAGCCTAAGAAGACAAGACGTACGCATGAAAGAAATTGACAAAATTGATATGTTACAGTGTTTTAGACCGGGAGATATAATATTGGCTAGAATAGTAAGTGACACACATTGGTCGTCCGATTCTCTTGGATATCACACACCAAACCAccattaatatttatgactCACATTTAATTTTCAGTTGCCAATGACTGAAGCTCATACCTTTAAACTAACGACTGCTGAAAATGAACTTGGTGTAGTTATTGCGTGCAGTGAATATGGTAGGTGTTTACTGACCTAtggttttaatttacttttaaaactcatattgtgtaatttttagGACATCCAATGACCCCAATTAGTTGGACTGAAATGAAATGTACAAAAACAAGTGCAGTAGAATACCGAAAAGTAGCCAAAATTGTTCAAGACAATGCTgatgaaaacatttaaagatataaacaatttttttttttttaatatacacatttttgtgtatggatgaattgttttttttaaggttcatattttgttgtaaaataaaacaaaacaacttaaaaagagaaaaattataacagtatttattacatttttattccaACACTAtaagatgaaataaaataaaaaacctatgtCAAGAGACTTGAGAagacttaattttatttaactttttaatttgagCAAGCTTATAAAATTCTTGCAATTCTTCTTCAAACGACACTTTTTCAGGAGTTTGTGCTTTCACTACTGGTGCTAAAGGTTGTTTGTATCCATACCAGTCGGTTAACCATTCATCgtctaaacaatttttaattacattaaatagtaggttttttttttagtacaaacATATTACTTA
The Metopolophium dirhodum isolate CAU chromosome 7, ASM1992520v1, whole genome shotgun sequence DNA segment above includes these coding regions:
- the LOC132948544 gene encoding exosome complex component CSL4 isoform X2, which encodes MLGKGTYKRQDYIYSSLAGIVNVDNTNNKISVVEVLSKDQTIVPAPGDIVTAMVTTLNQDMCKCLITSVRGHELNETYRSSLRRQDVRMKEIDKIDMLQCFRPGDIILARILPMTEAHTFKLTTAENELGVVIACSEYGHPMTPISWTEMKCTKTSAVEYRKVAKIVQDNADENI
- the LOC132948544 gene encoding exosome complex component CSL4 isoform X1, giving the protein MENRIVCVPGQRLCRLESTHMLGKGTYKRQDYIYSSLAGIVNVDNTNNKISVVEVLSKDQTIVPAPGDIVTAMVTTLNQDMCKCLITSVRGHELNETYRSSLRRQDVRMKEIDKIDMLQCFRPGDIILARILPMTEAHTFKLTTAENELGVVIACSEYGHPMTPISWTEMKCTKTSAVEYRKVAKIVQDNADENI